In the Corynebacterium kroppenstedtii genome, one interval contains:
- a CDS encoding LutB/LldF family L-lactate oxidation iron-sulfur protein: MTISLGMPTMPPTAPDGVGNLRGTERFPQAARHDLKNSVQRHNLRMATHTIRDKRARVVGEIDDWQQLRDAGSAIKRDVMARMPELLEQFEEAVTARGGHVHWARDAKEANDIITGLVKETGEKKVVKIKSMATMEIGLNDALKEAGIEARETDLAELIVQLGHDRPSHIVVPAIHRNRAEIRDIFIKEMPNTDESLTDNPADLAEASRLFLRKQFMDAKVAISGANFGIAETGTLSIVESEGNGRMCLTLPETLISVMGIEKLLPTFKDLEVFLQLLPRSSTGERMNPYTSLWSGTTEGDGPKNFHIVLIDNGRTHALANAIGREALKCIRCSACLNVCPVYERAGGHAYGSTYPGPIGAILTPQLAGMESAEDPNASLPYASSLCGACFEVCPVEIDIPSALLELRHQKIEHHRPKFEGMIMSSMGLVFGNKQIWNFSARAAVLGRALGWPKGKITSLPGFLSGWSNVRDTAIPPKKSFRAWFASEEGKKTLAAARREGIPDNSFRHADHNTGDASEVKVSESGSRHTSSKPLEHVLNDATSESHAHDSSNAKNSSREGK, translated from the coding sequence GTGACCATCAGTCTTGGTATGCCAACGATGCCGCCCACTGCCCCTGATGGCGTCGGCAATCTTCGCGGTACAGAGAGATTCCCCCAAGCTGCCCGCCATGATTTAAAGAATTCTGTTCAGCGCCACAACTTACGGATGGCGACGCACACGATTCGAGATAAGCGCGCCCGTGTCGTTGGTGAAATCGACGATTGGCAGCAACTTCGCGACGCCGGGTCGGCCATTAAACGTGATGTGATGGCTCGGATGCCCGAGCTTCTGGAGCAATTTGAGGAAGCCGTCACCGCCCGTGGTGGCCATGTGCACTGGGCCCGTGATGCGAAAGAGGCCAACGATATCATCACTGGTCTTGTTAAGGAGACAGGTGAGAAGAAGGTCGTCAAGATCAAGTCGATGGCGACAATGGAGATTGGCCTCAACGATGCTCTCAAAGAAGCTGGAATCGAGGCACGCGAGACGGACCTGGCCGAGCTTATTGTTCAGCTCGGTCATGATCGTCCGTCACACATCGTGGTTCCTGCGATTCACCGCAACCGCGCTGAGATCCGGGACATCTTCATCAAGGAGATGCCCAATACGGATGAGAGTTTGACAGATAATCCTGCAGACTTGGCCGAAGCATCGCGGCTGTTCCTGCGCAAACAATTTATGGATGCGAAGGTAGCTATCTCTGGCGCTAACTTCGGCATCGCAGAGACAGGCACGCTCTCTATCGTCGAGTCCGAGGGCAATGGCCGCATGTGTCTGACCTTGCCTGAAACCTTGATCTCTGTGATGGGGATTGAAAAGCTCTTGCCAACCTTCAAGGACCTCGAGGTGTTCTTGCAGTTGCTTCCTCGGTCCTCCACTGGCGAGCGCATGAACCCCTACACCAGCCTGTGGTCGGGAACGACTGAGGGCGATGGGCCGAAGAACTTCCATATTGTGCTTATTGACAATGGACGGACACATGCGTTGGCGAACGCCATCGGCCGGGAAGCGTTAAAGTGCATCCGCTGCTCCGCCTGTTTGAACGTGTGCCCGGTGTACGAACGGGCTGGTGGTCACGCCTACGGGTCAACCTATCCAGGCCCAATCGGCGCCATTTTGACGCCTCAGCTAGCTGGTATGGAATCCGCCGAGGATCCCAACGCTTCACTCCCTTATGCCTCGTCATTGTGTGGCGCATGCTTCGAGGTCTGCCCCGTTGAGATCGACATCCCGTCTGCGTTGCTCGAGCTTCGCCATCAGAAGATTGAGCACCACCGGCCGAAGTTCGAAGGCATGATCATGAGCAGCATGGGGCTGGTCTTCGGAAACAAACAGATTTGGAACTTCTCTGCCCGGGCCGCTGTGTTGGGACGCGCACTTGGATGGCCGAAAGGGAAGATCACTAGCCTGCCCGGCTTCCTCTCTGGGTGGTCGAATGTCCGGGATACTGCGATTCCGCCGAAGAAATCATTCCGTGCATGGTTTGCTTCCGAGGAAGGCAAGAAGACTCTGGCTGCTGCGCGGAGGGAAGGCATTCCGGATAACAGTTTCCGCCACGCCGATCACAACACTGGTGATGCATCCGAAGTGAAGGTCAGTGAATCTGGTTCACGACACACATCATCGAAGCCTCTTGAGCATGTACTCAACGACGCTACTTCTGAGTCACATGCACACGACAGCAGCAACGCTAAGAATTCGTCGAGAGAGGGGAAGTAG
- a CDS encoding (Fe-S)-binding protein, with protein MRIALFSTCIGDALFPDASKATAVILSRLGHEVVFPEGQTCCGQMHVNTGYQREIIPQIRDYVDAFSDPSIDYVIAPSGSCTGAVRHQHQMVAERYGDKALVDGVKKTAPKTLDLSEFLVDIEGKTNIGAYFPHRVTYHSTCHSLRMVKVGNRPYQLLKEVKSLDLVRLPGAEECCGFGGTFSVKNADTSAAMVGDKARNVVSTGAEFVTAGDPSCLMNIGGSLSRQRSGVRALHIAEILASTEEHPWTPEGAFYSKEAML; from the coding sequence GTGCGTATCGCACTATTTTCCACGTGTATCGGGGATGCCCTATTTCCTGACGCTTCCAAGGCGACGGCAGTGATCTTGTCCCGGCTTGGGCACGAAGTAGTATTCCCCGAAGGCCAGACGTGCTGCGGGCAGATGCACGTCAACACTGGCTATCAAAGAGAAATCATCCCCCAGATCCGCGACTACGTTGACGCATTCTCGGATCCTTCCATTGACTACGTCATCGCACCATCGGGCTCATGCACGGGCGCGGTCCGCCACCAGCACCAAATGGTTGCGGAACGCTATGGCGATAAAGCACTCGTCGACGGTGTGAAGAAGACGGCACCGAAGACCTTGGATCTCTCGGAGTTCCTCGTTGATATTGAGGGAAAAACAAACATCGGTGCTTATTTCCCCCACCGCGTGACGTACCACTCAACCTGTCACTCGTTGCGCATGGTGAAGGTGGGCAACCGCCCATATCAGCTGCTCAAAGAGGTAAAGAGTCTGGATCTCGTCCGCCTGCCCGGTGCGGAGGAATGCTGTGGATTCGGCGGAACTTTCTCGGTGAAGAACGCTGATACCTCGGCCGCCATGGTGGGAGACAAAGCTCGCAACGTTGTCTCGACCGGTGCGGAATTCGTAACCGCCGGCGACCCAAGCTGCCTCATGAATATCGGCGGTAGCTTGTCCCGCCAGCGCTCTGGTGTCCGAGCCCTGCACATCGCAGAAATTCTAGCATCGACTGAAGAACACCCCTGGACGCCGGAAGGCGCGTTCTATTCCAAGGAGGCAATGCTGTGA
- the argS gene encoding arginine--tRNA ligase, with product MTPEELSTLIATRAESVLSHHGKDASVLPPTVTVERPRNPEHGDYATNLALQIAKKVGTSPRELAGWLAEDLATNSAIGTVDVAGPGFLNIRLAAAAQGEIVGRILAEGERFGSSSELSDEVINLEFVSANPTGPIHLGGTRWAAVGDALGRIFAFRGASITREYYFNDHGRQIDRFARSLVAAALGQPTPEDGYGGEYIQDIASSVVEKHPEATQLPPEERQEIFRKEGVDLMFAHIKRTLHEFGTDFDVFFHENSLFDSGAVDQAIQKLKDNGNLYEADGAWWLRSTLFGDDKDRVVIKSDGDAAYIAGDIAYIRDKIERGHNLCIYMLGADHHGYIARLKAAAQALGYDPTQVEVLIGQMVNLVREGKAVKMSKRAGTVITLDDLVELIGVDAARYALIRSSVDQTLDIDMDLWARQTNDNPVFYVQYAHARLCSLGRKAQAADIAVKDPDYSLLTNDYEGALIRTLGEFPSVVGTAAELREPHRIARYTEELAGTFHRFYDSCQILPKKSEPAGDDAAPIVYARLALAQATRQTIANALNLLGVSAPERM from the coding sequence ATGACTCCCGAAGAATTGTCGACTCTCATTGCCACGCGTGCTGAATCCGTATTGTCACACCACGGGAAAGATGCCTCGGTTTTACCGCCGACGGTGACAGTAGAACGACCCCGCAACCCGGAACATGGCGACTACGCAACCAACTTGGCCTTGCAGATTGCCAAGAAAGTGGGGACATCACCCCGAGAGCTAGCCGGTTGGTTAGCAGAAGATTTAGCCACTAATTCCGCCATCGGCACTGTCGACGTCGCCGGCCCCGGGTTCCTCAATATTCGTTTGGCCGCCGCTGCTCAGGGAGAAATCGTGGGTCGCATCCTCGCCGAGGGGGAACGGTTTGGAAGCAGCTCAGAACTCAGCGACGAGGTCATCAACCTCGAATTCGTATCAGCGAACCCCACCGGGCCCATCCACTTGGGTGGTACACGCTGGGCCGCAGTCGGCGATGCTCTCGGCCGTATTTTTGCATTCCGCGGTGCGTCGATTACCAGGGAGTATTACTTCAACGACCACGGGCGGCAGATCGATCGCTTCGCACGATCGCTCGTCGCGGCCGCACTCGGCCAGCCCACCCCAGAGGATGGCTACGGAGGCGAATACATTCAGGACATCGCGTCCTCCGTCGTCGAAAAGCACCCGGAAGCAACGCAGCTGCCCCCTGAGGAGCGTCAGGAAATCTTCCGTAAGGAAGGCGTGGACCTCATGTTTGCGCACATTAAGCGCACCCTCCACGAATTCGGCACCGACTTCGATGTGTTCTTCCATGAGAACTCGCTCTTCGACTCTGGTGCGGTGGATCAGGCGATACAAAAACTGAAGGACAATGGCAACCTCTACGAGGCCGATGGGGCATGGTGGCTGCGCAGCACCTTATTTGGTGACGACAAAGACCGCGTCGTGATCAAGTCCGACGGCGACGCAGCATATATCGCGGGAGATATTGCCTACATCAGGGACAAAATCGAACGGGGGCATAACTTATGCATTTATATGTTGGGGGCCGACCACCACGGTTATATCGCCCGCCTCAAGGCAGCAGCGCAGGCACTGGGCTATGACCCCACCCAAGTCGAGGTTCTCATCGGCCAGATGGTGAACTTGGTGCGCGAAGGCAAAGCTGTCAAGATGTCCAAACGCGCCGGAACGGTCATCACGCTCGATGACCTTGTCGAACTTATTGGTGTCGACGCTGCCCGCTATGCGCTTATCCGCAGCTCAGTGGATCAAACACTGGATATTGATATGGATCTGTGGGCCCGCCAAACTAACGACAATCCCGTGTTTTATGTGCAGTACGCGCACGCGCGGCTGTGCTCATTGGGAAGAAAAGCGCAGGCGGCGGATATCGCGGTCAAAGACCCCGATTACTCTCTTCTGACCAATGACTATGAGGGTGCGCTTATCCGCACTCTGGGCGAGTTTCCCTCTGTGGTGGGAACCGCAGCGGAGCTCCGTGAACCGCACCGCATTGCGCGCTATACGGAGGAGCTCGCGGGGACATTCCACCGGTTCTATGACTCCTGCCAGATCCTCCCTAAGAAATCAGAACCGGCGGGCGATGATGCAGCCCCGATTGTCTACGCACGGCTGGCATTAGCTCAAGCAACCCGCCAAACAATCGCTAACGCATTGAACCTTCTCGGTGTCAGCGCACCCGAACGTATGTAG
- a CDS encoding diaminopimelate decarboxylase family protein has product MNAHRDDDGQVSIAGVRLADLANKYGTPLMVVDEDDFRARCRAMADAFDGPGHVHYASKAFLTVGIARWVASEGLCLDVASDGELDVALRADFPPERITVHGNNKLDSTLTKAVQAGVGHIVIDSRQEVDRLGKIARDAGVRQEVLIRVTPGVHADTHEFIATSHEDQKFGLSLASGAAKDAVLAAMEYESLAVSGLHGHVGSQVFDADGFSLAAERLLALMADLHHGLGRYGTNSGVGNDRVDNDDPENPDAQTHDVKDSLDILDLGGGYGIAYSATDSPLNVQSVAKDLKSRVHKAARELHFDPPTLMVEPGRAIAGPSTVTVYTVGTIKDVPTDERSTRRYLAVDGGMSDNIRPALYNAHYDGRVINRLMHGNPIPTRLVGSHCESGDILVEDGIYPDDIRVGDRIALAGTGAYCFSMSSRYNMFCRPAVVAVRQGQERVMVRRETIDDLLALDEDC; this is encoded by the coding sequence ATGAACGCGCACCGCGACGACGATGGTCAGGTGTCGATTGCCGGTGTCCGCCTGGCCGACTTGGCAAATAAATATGGAACCCCCCTCATGGTCGTGGATGAGGACGATTTCCGTGCCCGGTGCCGGGCCATGGCCGATGCGTTCGACGGCCCCGGCCATGTCCACTACGCATCCAAAGCATTCCTCACTGTCGGCATTGCCCGATGGGTAGCGAGCGAGGGATTATGCCTCGACGTCGCTTCCGATGGTGAGCTGGATGTGGCATTGCGCGCAGATTTTCCCCCCGAGCGCATCACCGTACATGGCAATAATAAGTTGGACAGCACGTTGACCAAGGCCGTTCAGGCGGGTGTGGGCCACATCGTGATCGACTCTCGTCAGGAAGTGGATCGGTTAGGGAAGATTGCGCGGGACGCTGGTGTTCGCCAAGAAGTGTTGATTCGTGTGACACCAGGTGTTCACGCGGACACTCACGAATTTATTGCGACGTCACACGAGGACCAGAAATTCGGCCTGTCGTTGGCATCTGGGGCGGCTAAGGATGCTGTCCTTGCAGCGATGGAATATGAGTCTTTGGCGGTCTCGGGGCTGCATGGCCACGTCGGATCCCAGGTTTTCGACGCCGACGGATTCTCGCTTGCGGCCGAACGTTTACTTGCCTTGATGGCTGACTTGCACCACGGGCTTGGCCGGTACGGCACGAACAGTGGCGTCGGGAATGATCGTGTCGACAATGATGACCCTGAGAACCCCGACGCCCAGACACATGATGTTAAGGATTCTTTGGACATCTTAGATCTTGGTGGTGGCTACGGTATTGCCTACAGCGCGACGGATTCACCTCTGAATGTTCAATCGGTGGCTAAAGATCTTAAATCTCGGGTCCATAAAGCAGCCCGTGAACTGCACTTTGACCCGCCTACATTGATGGTTGAACCAGGCCGTGCCATTGCCGGCCCGTCGACCGTGACTGTCTACACAGTGGGGACAATTAAAGATGTGCCCACGGATGAGCGATCGACGCGGCGCTACCTCGCCGTCGATGGAGGGATGTCGGATAATATTCGCCCTGCGTTATACAACGCCCATTACGACGGCCGGGTGATTAATCGGCTAATGCATGGAAATCCGATTCCCACCCGCCTCGTGGGATCGCATTGTGAGTCTGGAGATATCCTCGTCGAAGACGGGATTTACCCCGACGATATCCGGGTCGGGGATCGTATTGCCCTGGCTGGTACTGGTGCCTACTGCTTCTCGATGTCTTCGCGCTACAACATGTTCTGCCGTCCGGCTGTTGTCGCGGTGCGTCAGGGGCAAGAACGTGTGATGGTCCGCCGAGAGACTATTGATGATCTTCTTGCGCTTGATGAAGATTGCTGA